The Deinococcus detaillensis genomic sequence ACTGAAGCCGAACTCATCGAGGACACCCCGGAAGTACTGACGCCGCTCGGCAAAAATCTGCCGGTATTCCTCTACGCAGTCTTGCGGCCCGGTCAGCGCGGCCAGCGCCGCATGTTGACTGACGGCGGGCGCACAGATGGTCAGGCCGTGGTGAATCTCGGTCATGGGAATGATCAAGGCGCGGGGCGCGGCCAGATACCCGACCCGCCAACCGGTCATGGCGTAAGTCTTCGAGAAGCCGTTGACCGTTATGGTGCGCTCACGTATGCCCGGCAAAGACGCCACGGAAGTCACGCGGTGGCCACCGAAAACCAGTTGCTCGTAAATCTCGTCGGAAATGACGATCAGATCGTGCTCAATGGCAAGCTGAGCCAGCTTTTCAACCTCGCTGCGCGGCGTGACTGAACCAGTCGGATTGGACGGATTCATCAAACAGAGAATGCGAGTCTTGGGGGTGATCCTGGCCCGAACGGCTTCAGCGGTGAGGGCAAAGTTATCCCGCTGATAAATTGGCACCGGCACGGGAATACCGCCTGCAAGTTCGATGGCTTGATCGTAAGAGGTGTAACCCGGCGAAGTGACCAGCACTTCCTCACCGGGATTGATCAGGGCCAGCATCGCGATATAGATGCCTTCCTGAGCGCCGCTGGTCACGATGATTTCGTCGTCACGGTAACTCAGCTCATTGTCGCGCTGAAGTTTGTGACAGATGGCGGCCCGCAGTTCTGGAAGGCCCTGAGGCGCAGTGTAATGAGTCGCTCCGTTGGCGAGAGCGGCTTGGCCTGCGGCCACAATATGCGGCGGCGTTGGCAGATCGGGGTCGCCCCGGCCCAGCGCGATCACGCCGGAAAGTCCAGCGGCAATCCCCAGCAAGCGGGTTCGGATCGATTCGTCTTTGTGTACCACACGGTCAGCGAAACGGTACGACTTGGCCTGGCGCGTCACAGTCGCTCCCAAGGCTCAATCAGGTCCAGCCGCACTATTTTCTCACGCCTATCGTGTCGAGGAAATTGATGCCCTCACCGACCGCACCATTGGCCGAACTTTGAAAAGCGCCGACTGGATCAGTCAGTTGATCCTGGGTATTGACCACGCGCTTTTTATAGGACACGTGCAGGCCCCGGGTATACAGGTAAACCAGCGGTAGGTTGCTGGCCGCCACCG encodes the following:
- a CDS encoding pyridoxal phosphate-dependent aminotransferase encodes the protein MTRQAKSYRFADRVVHKDESIRTRLLGIAAGLSGVIALGRGDPDLPTPPHIVAAGQAALANGATHYTAPQGLPELRAAICHKLQRDNELSYRDDEIIVTSGAQEGIYIAMLALINPGEEVLVTSPGYTSYDQAIELAGGIPVPVPIYQRDNFALTAEAVRARITPKTRILCLMNPSNPTGSVTPRSEVEKLAQLAIEHDLIVISDEIYEQLVFGGHRVTSVASLPGIRERTITVNGFSKTYAMTGWRVGYLAAPRALIIPMTEIHHGLTICAPAVSQHAALAALTGPQDCVEEYRQIFAERRQYFRGVLDEFGFSYGEPQGAFYLYTNISSSGMGAEEFCVHLLKEAQVMIFPGSLFGDHNDDFVRISLLQPMDKLREVAQRMASALN